Sequence from the Aquimarina sp. Aq107 genome:
ATAATTAAAAATCAATTTCCTTAACTAGGAGATAGGATAAAAACCAAACTTTAAAAATGGCAACAAATAGAACTTTTACAATGCTTAAGCCGGATGCGGTAAGAAAAGGATACATCGGTGCAATCCTTGAACAGATAACTGCTTCAGGTTTTAGAATTGTAGCAATGAAATTAACACAGTTAACTACTGATGATGCTAAAGCTTTTTATGCGGTGCATAGTGAGCGTCCTTTTTATGGAGAATTAGTAGAGTATATGACTAGTGGTCCAATAGTAGCAGCAATTCTTGAAAAAGAGAATGCTGTTGAAGATTTTAGAACTTTAATTGGAGCTACTAATCCAGAAGAAGCTGCTGAAGGAACTATCCGTAAGAAATTTGCTACTTCTATTAGCGAAAATGCTGTGCACGGAAGTGATAGTGATGATAATGCTGCTATTGAAGGAGCTTTCCATTTTTCAGGAAGAGAGCAATTCTAAGAAAATTACATTATATAATGTTTAAAAAAGAGGTGTTGAATTCAACACCTCTTTTTTTGTGAAATAAACTTATTTATATTCTTTTTTCAGGAATAAGAGGTTACCAAAAAATCCTAAAACTAATATTAGGAGTAATGCCCAATGCTATAATATCAGAGTTTATAAATCGGTTGTCTAAAGAATTAGTTGTTCTAAATTCTCGATTTAGAAGGTTTTCTCTATCATATAGATTTAATACAGAAAGTCCTAATCGATATTTAGTATTAGGATTAGCACCAATTTTAAAATCATATATTGCAGAAAAATCAAGACGATGGTATATTGGCAAGTTATTTCCATTGATTTCTCCAAAATCCAGTACTACTAAGTTTCCATTTTCGTCTACACCATCTACGTTAGTAAACGCTTTACCGGTATGCCATAACCAGCCTAATGAAAATTGAAAGTTATTAATTTTATAAAAATGAGACCATTTAACAGTATGTTCTATGTTCCAATTACCAGGAAAAGATTGATTGTTATTGATGTTTTCAAATTTGTTTTTAGTGTTAATATATGAATAACTTACCCAGGTTTTATAATTGTTAAATCGTTTCTTTAGAAAAAGATCAATTCCATAAACTCTACTTTCACCGGTGTGATAGGTATTATCAATTGGGTTTATAAATCCTGCGGTTAGCGAAGTAATATCATCTATCTGCTTGTAATAAGTATCTATGTCAAAATACCATTTGTGTTTTTTAAAGCTGCTACCTAAAGTAAATTGGTAGCTGGTTATTACAGGAAATTGCTCTTTGTTGGATAAGGTCCAAACCTGATTCTCTAGAGATAGATCACTTACCACGGATTCTCTTATTTGGCTAACAGCTTGACTTCTGTATTCTCCTGTGGCATTAATTTCCCAAGATTTAGAGAGGTTTTTTTGTATAAAGATTCTAGGCTCTATAAATGATTGATTTAATTCTGCATAATTATTAAATCTTACCCCCATAGAAAGGTATAAGTTTTTTGGTATTTCATATTTATACTCACCGTATATAGAGTGTGTATTAAGAAGGCGATTGTCTTGATCCAGAATCAATTCATATGTTGGTGTTGTTGTAACAAATGCATATTTAATAGTGTTATTAGAGAATTGATACCCGCCTAAAATTGTATGATATTGAGATAGAGAATATTTAACATCAAGAGCAGCTCCTAAGTCTTTGACACTATTCTTCTTACTTTCTGTTTCTATAATGTTTCCAGATTCACCTGTAATAAATTGATAATTTAATAGATACCTCGTATAATATCCACTGGTTTTAAGGTTAAAGCCATTATTCGATTGATGTTTCCAGCTAAGGTTATATCCTTCATTCTCCGTAATTAAATTATCATTAAAAGACATTAGGTCATCACTTCGTTTAAAATCAAGATCATTTTTACTATAAAGTGCATTGGCCTCTATTTTATCAACATCAGAAATTTTAGCGATTAAGTTTGCATTATAGTCTTCATAGAAAAAATCATTTTTTGCATCATTAAGTTCAATAGTTTCTGCAATTGTAGTATTCTGAAAAACTCGATCAGCAAACTGTTTATATGTAAAGGTTTCCAGTATATCAGTGTATGATCTTCTACCAGATATTTGTAATGAAACCTTGTCTTTGATAATTGGAGTATGAATAACAGCGTCTGCATTAATCATATTAAAACCAGCTCCTCCAGAAAACCGGTCAGCAATTTTATCTTCAGTTTTGATATCGATTATTCCAGAAATTCGATCTCCATACTGAGCGCTTACACCACTTTTAGAAAAATCTACTTCTTTTACAACATAAGGGTTAAACGCTGATATCATGCCAAAAAGATGTCCCTGATGATATGTTTTAATACCATTCCAGAGCACTAAGTTTTGATTAGGAGCACTACCTCGAACATACAATCCTGATGCTGTTTCGAAGGGACTATTGACACCAGGAGTTAATTGAATACTTTGCAAAATATCAGGTTCTGTAAGACCAGGAAGTATTTCGATATTTTTTAGATTTATATTAACTATGCGCTTATTTTGAGTGATTCCCTTGGTAAGATATTCTTGTATAACAACTTCATCAAGGGTTTCAATAGAATTAATTAAGTATATATTGGCGCATTTGGTATTGGTAAATTCAGATGAGTTTAAAACTTTTTGTCTAAATCCTGGCGCACTTATTAGGATAGGAGTGTTAAAGGGAACTTCTTGGTTTTCAAAAAAACCTTGATCATTAGTAGTAGTATTTGTTCTAGACCCTTTAAAGAATACTCCTATGCTCTCTATAGGTTCATTACTTTCGTTATAAATAAAACCGCAAATTGAAATAGTATCTGTTTTAGAATATTTTCTAATGGTGATGAAATTTTTTCCAGTAATTTCAAATTTTAGTTGTGTTTGTTTTTGTAATAAATCAATTACTTCTTCTAAAGTAGTTTTTACATTTGTTTGTAGAGAAATTGGTTTATTTATAATCGTAGCATCTATGTAAGAAAATTTGATTTTAAATTGTTTTTCGATAGAAGGAATTATTTGAGATAGCGCTTCATTTTTGGCACTGATAAGAGTTGTTTCTTCTTGCGAAAAAACAGACATTCCCCAGAAAAGTATGCAAACACATAAAAATCTTGTCATTCCCTTATTTTTCTAATACCACTGTTTTTTGGTCTTGCAATAATTTGTATTGTAAACCTAAGGTACTAAAAACTGTTTTAAGAGCAACTTCTATATCGTTATTAGGAAAAGTTCCCGTATAGATTGTTTTGGTATCAATTCCATTTGTATCAATAGAGATGTTATACTGATCTTCTAATTCTATAAATACATATTTTAAAGGTACACTTTTAAAAGAACTGGTATTACTAATCCAAGAAGGTTCTAAAGCTTCGAACACCCAATTCTCAGAAGCGATTTTAGAAATTTTTCTATAACCTTTTCCTGCCGTAAGTATGGTGTTTTCTTTTCCTCGAGTAACATTAACTTTACCTTCATAGCATACTGCTTCGAAATATGAAGGCAGAGATTGTACGTTAAATTCTGTGCCAAGTACGGTAACATCCCCATTCGTGGTTGTAACCGTAAATTTACTTCCTTTTTTTACTTTAAAATACGCTTCTCCTTCTAAGGATATTACTCTATTGTTTTCCCAATCATTTTTGTTAAAACTAGCTTCTGATTTTGCATTCAATATCATTTCTGAACCATCTGGTAATGTAACCGCTAATTGTTCTCCATATGAGGTGGTAAAAGAGTTATTTGATTTAAAAAAGAAAAAACCAAATAGTATAGCAATCGAGGCCGCAACGGCTATAGCTGGCCATAGTTTAATAACAGGTTTCTTATGCTGATTTAAAGAAGTTTGCTTGTTAGATTTGATATTATTTAATGCAGTATCTACATCATACGGTACTAATTCCAGAGTGTCCGCACCAGCCATAATCTTAGCGTAATGATTATATTCTGGATGGGATTGGAACTCACGGAGTTCCTCTGGAGAAAGCTCTCCATTAATCCATCTGGATAGGAATATATCATCTTTTTTATCGTCTAACATAACTCTTCTGTATATAATAGAAACGTTTTATTATCTAATAACCCTACCCCTATATTTATTTTTTTTATTTTCATAATGATCTAATCGTTTACAATTAGAAAATAATTACAATTAAATATTTCCAATTTTTTTTCTTAATGTTACCAATGCCTTATGCATTAATTTTTCAATTGCCTTTACCGATACGTTAGATAACTCAGCAATTTCTTTATATGTTTTTTTGTCGATTCGACTAAGCAAGAAAACTTCCCGTTGTCTATCCGGTAAATCGGCTATGGCACTTTTTAATTTCTCCATATATTCTTTTTCAAGCATAACAAATTCTGGAGACTCATTAGTCACATCACTTTTTCTTTGTGTAATATAATTTTGATGTTTAAACTTTACCTGTTGATGTCTGGCATTACTAATTCCCAAATTAGTAGCGATCGTATAGACATAACTTTTTGCTTTGTCTAAAGAAACCTTTGCACAATTATTCCATAGTTTAATAAAAGAATCTTGTACGATATCTTCAGCTTGATCAAGATCTCCAAACTTATAGTATAGATAATTCCTCAAAAGTTTAGCATGACTTTTGAAAAATTCATTAAAGACTTGCTCGTCACAAGTAGTGTTTTTACTATCAGACATTTGGGGGATTTATTTAGTGCCAAAACTAGATTTTTTTCTGATACCAAAAAAAATAAATCATAAAAAAAATAAAAGCTGGGGTGGGGTAGGATGATTGATTAGCGTTTTACTAGTGTTATAACACACAAAATATCTCAATTGAGTTTTACTTAATCTTTAATTAAAAAATTAAAATGAAAAATCTTAAAATTCTTGGCCTACTTATGTTCGGGCTCATGCTAATATTTACTTCTTGTGAAGAAAATGATGATGGTGATTCAAGCACCGACTGTCCTGAATTATCTTTTGAAAGAGATGGTGGGAAATTAATTGCAAATTTTGAAGAAATAAACAGTTTAGATGTTTACGAATGGTTTGTAAACGATGAATTGGTAGAAACTGAAAGCTTAGAAAATCAACGTGATAATATATTAGATATTTCAGAATATAATACTGGAACTTATACTGTTTGTATAAAGGCAGAGACTCCGGATTGTCCTAATGGTGTAGAATTTTGTAAAGAGATAGTTGTGGGAGAAGACATGGAAGGTTGTCCAGAACTAAAATTCACCAGAGATGGAGATTATCTATTTGCTGATTTTGAAGGTATCGATACATTAGAGTTTTATGCTTGGCAAGTTACCGGTGAGATACTTGGTAATGAAACCATTATAGAAAATGAAGGAACCAATAATCAAGGAGATAATAAATTTTCTCTTGCTAATTTAGAAGAAGGTACATATAGTATTTGTTTAATTTCAGAAAGTCCTACTTGTACTAGCACAGAATATTGCGAAGAAATAACTATAGATGGTGATGGACAGGATTCTTGCCCAGATCTTTCGGTTAGTTCAGAAGGAGGTATCGTTGTTGCCACTATTAGTGGTACTGATGATATCGATTTGTTTAAATGGTATGTAAACAACCAACTTATTGGAGCAGATGAGTTACAAATTCAAGGTGGAATTGTAACATTAGATCTTAGTGATTATAACCCAGGTTCTTATGAAGTTTGTGTAAAATTTAGTTCTAACGATTGTTCTCAAGGAATCGAAGCTTGCGTATCTGCCCAGGTAACAGATGATAATAATGGTGGTGATGACTGTCCAAATTTATCATTTATTGAAGAGGGAACATTAATGTTTGCTAATTTTTCTGGAATAGACCAATTAGATGTTTATGAATGGTTCGTTGATGGTGTATTGGTAGAAACAGAAAATTTACAGAGTCAGGATAGAGATAATAAACTTGATTTATCATCTTATAATCCAGGAACTTATACTGTTTGTGTTAAAGCAGAAACTAACGAATGTCCTAATGGTACAGAATTTTGTAGAGATATAGTAATTCCAGAACCACAGCCAGTAGATTGTTCAGTATTTAAATTGGAATATATAGCAACAAATGGTGCTGAATTTGTAAATGCTAATGGAGTTATTCTATTTGGATTAGAAGATAATTCTGTAGTATGGGAAATTGATGGAACTCAAATTAACCCTACAACGACAACAGGACATTTTATCATATTAAAAAACCACTTAAGTCAAGCAGGAAAGTATGAGATTTGCTATAAGGCAGAGTCAACTGAATGTGGAGCGCTACAAGAGTGTATAGAGGTTGATTTTCAAGGATTGTAATAAGAAGAATAAAGGTTCTTAATAGACTATAGTTCTTAATTTTAAAGGATGAGGTTGTATATCAATACGACCTCATTTTTTATTTTAAAAATGATTTTAACATTTTTTTTGAAGGAAGGGGTAGGGTATTCTTTTTTAGCTGCGTTTCATAATTGTAGGGCTGATAAAAAAGGCTTTAAACAATTAATTATTGACAACCCCTAAAAATTATAACGATGAAAAAACTTAGTATTTGGTATGTAATGATTTTTGCATTACTGTTAGGAATTATTTCTTGTGAAGAAATTGAAGAATTAGAAAATTGCCCAGATGTAACTATTAACGTAGATAATGTTTCTGGAAGTGCAGTGTATCGATTCGCTGCTCAATTTGATGGTATCGAAGATGTAAGACTTACCTGGTCTATTGATAGTGAAGAAATAGATACTGGTAACTTAAGTGATATAGCAAATCAGATTTTTGAATATCAGTTTGAAGAAGGAACATATACTGTTTGTGTAAAAGTAGCAAGCGATACTTGTCCTATAGAAGTGTGTAAAGAAATTGAAGTAGATGTTGATGAAACTGATCCTTGTCCAGATTTGTTTTTTGAAGCAAGACAATATGAAAGACCAAATAAGTATAAGTTTATTGCAGATTTCCCAGGAATTGAAGATGTTCGTTATGAGTGGTTTATTAATGGAGAAGTGGTAGATAGCGATAATCAGAATGATAACAACTATTTATTTTGGGAATTTAATGAGCCTGGTAGTTATGAAGTATGTATTAAAACAGAAACTCCAGATTGTCCTAACGGTACTTCTTATTGCAAGACTATCGAAATAGAAGAGACAGACATAGATGAAGAATGTCCTGAGTTATTTTTTATTGCAGAACAAGATGGAGATAATCCAGCATATTATTTTCAGGTAGAGTTTGAAGGAGCTGATCAAGTAGAATGGTTAGGATGGTATATTGATGGAGAGTTTGTAGAAGATTCAAATAGTGGTGATAACAATAGATTTTATTATCAATTTGCTCCAGGAAGATATGAAGTATGTTTAAAAACAGAAACTCCAGAATGTCCAGAAGGAACTTCTTATTGCAAAATTATTGAAATTGAAGGTGATGTCAGTGTTTGTCCAGAATTATTCTTTGAGGCAGAACAAGATGGAGATAATCCAGCGTATTACTTTTACCCAAACGCTTTTGATGGTATCGATGATGTAACACTAGAATGGTCTGTCAATGGAGATTATGTAGGAACAAGTTCTGGTCATGACGATCCTTTTTATTATCAATTTGGGACAGGTAGTTTTGAGGTGTGTCTTTCTGTAGAAACTCCAGAATGTCCAGAAGGAGTAACATTTTGTAAAGTAATTGAAATCGAAGGATCCGAAAATGATTGTCCTGATTTATTTTTTACCATTGAACAAGAAGGAAATACTCCAGGATATAATTTTTGGGCAGAATTCGAAGGAATGAGCAATGTTAGCTACGAATGGTTGATCAATGGTGATGTCGTAGATACCGAAACAATGAACAGTAATGATAGAGATAATTATTTATACTATCAATTTGGAACGGGAACATATGAGATCTGTATTATAACAGAAACACCGGATTGTCCAAATGGTGTAACATTTTGTAAAACATTAGTCATAGAATAGTACAGTTAGTTAGGTTAGATTAATTAGGTTGATTCCCTGGAAGCATTGTCATTCTTTCAGGGAATTTTGTTTATACGCATAAGATATGTTAGATTGTAACCTAAAATAAAACGAATAATTTATTTTAATTAAGGGTAGGGTAGACTGATTTTCAGACGTTTTACTTATATAAATGCAAATTATTTTGAAGAATTTCAATACTTATATACGATTATATACATTACTAATACTGATTTCATTCTTTAGTAGTTGTGTAAGTGATGATTCGTTTTTTCCAGAAGAAAACACAGGTAATGTAGTATCAAGTGCCGCTTTGGTGACGGTTCTTAATAATTTTGATGGTGCTGCTAATTTCCCTGCAGAAAATGAACAGTGCTTTAGGTTTGTATATCCTATTACGCTTGGTTATAATACAGATTCTACTATTAGAGTAGAGAGTTATGATGGGTTGGTAGATGTAATTTCCAGTCAAGGTACTAATTTTAATGTTACAGGATTAGAATTTCCGGTTAATATTATTTTTAAGAATACGGATATCACCATACCTATTATTAATGAAATAGCTTTATTAAATGTTTTAAGTGAATGTGAGTTCGACACAATCAGAGATGATTTTGATCAGTTTTTTGATGGATGCTTTACGTTTGATTTTCCAGTCACTCTGTTTAATATAACTGGAGAGGAAATTGAGATTACAACGGATGATGCGTTTCAGACTTTTTATCAAGAACAAGGAATAGCTTATCAGCCTAATTTTAAATTTCCATTAAATGTATTAGTGTCACCAAATTTTGAAAGTACTGAAATAGAGACGTATTTTGGGTTTTATAGACTAATAGAATCTTGTGTGAGTAGATGTCCAAGCCTTAGTTTTACTTCGGAATCAATGGGCCAATTTAATTTTGGGTATCAATTTACTGCTGATTTCCCTGATATAGATGTAATAGGAACTTATGATTGGTTTGTAGATGGTCA
This genomic interval carries:
- a CDS encoding nucleoside-diphosphate kinase translates to MATNRTFTMLKPDAVRKGYIGAILEQITASGFRIVAMKLTQLTTDDAKAFYAVHSERPFYGELVEYMTSGPIVAAILEKENAVEDFRTLIGATNPEEAAEGTIRKKFATSISENAVHGSDSDDNAAIEGAFHFSGREQF
- a CDS encoding TonB-dependent receptor domain-containing protein gives rise to the protein MTRFLCVCILFWGMSVFSQEETTLISAKNEALSQIIPSIEKQFKIKFSYIDATIINKPISLQTNVKTTLEEVIDLLQKQTQLKFEITGKNFITIRKYSKTDTISICGFIYNESNEPIESIGVFFKGSRTNTTTNDQGFFENQEVPFNTPILISAPGFRQKVLNSSEFTNTKCANIYLINSIETLDEVVIQEYLTKGITQNKRIVNINLKNIEILPGLTEPDILQSIQLTPGVNSPFETASGLYVRGSAPNQNLVLWNGIKTYHQGHLFGMISAFNPYVVKEVDFSKSGVSAQYGDRISGIIDIKTEDKIADRFSGGAGFNMINADAVIHTPIIKDKVSLQISGRRSYTDILETFTYKQFADRVFQNTTIAETIELNDAKNDFFYEDYNANLIAKISDVDKIEANALYSKNDLDFKRSDDLMSFNDNLITENEGYNLSWKHQSNNGFNLKTSGYYTRYLLNYQFITGESGNIIETESKKNSVKDLGAALDVKYSLSQYHTILGGYQFSNNTIKYAFVTTTPTYELILDQDNRLLNTHSIYGEYKYEIPKNLYLSMGVRFNNYAELNQSFIEPRIFIQKNLSKSWEINATGEYRSQAVSQIRESVVSDLSLENQVWTLSNKEQFPVITSYQFTLGSSFKKHKWYFDIDTYYKQIDDITSLTAGFINPIDNTYHTGESRVYGIDLFLKKRFNNYKTWVSYSYINTKNKFENINNNQSFPGNWNIEHTVKWSHFYKINNFQFSLGWLWHTGKAFTNVDGVDENGNLVVLDFGEINGNNLPIYHRLDFSAIYDFKIGANPNTKYRLGLSVLNLYDRENLLNREFRTTNSLDNRFINSDIIALGITPNISFRIFW
- a CDS encoding FecR family protein → MLDDKKDDIFLSRWINGELSPEELREFQSHPEYNHYAKIMAGADTLELVPYDVDTALNNIKSNKQTSLNQHKKPVIKLWPAIAVAASIAILFGFFFFKSNNSFTTSYGEQLAVTLPDGSEMILNAKSEASFNKNDWENNRVISLEGEAYFKVKKGSKFTVTTTNGDVTVLGTEFNVQSLPSYFEAVCYEGKVNVTRGKENTILTAGKGYRKISKIASENWVFEALEPSWISNTSSFKSVPLKYVFIELEDQYNISIDTNGIDTKTIYTGTFPNNDIEVALKTVFSTLGLQYKLLQDQKTVVLEK
- a CDS encoding RNA polymerase sigma factor, which gives rise to MSDSKNTTCDEQVFNEFFKSHAKLLRNYLYYKFGDLDQAEDIVQDSFIKLWNNCAKVSLDKAKSYVYTIATNLGISNARHQQVKFKHQNYITQRKSDVTNESPEFVMLEKEYMEKLKSAIADLPDRQREVFLLSRIDKKTYKEIAELSNVSVKAIEKLMHKALVTLRKKIGNI